In Meles meles chromosome 2, mMelMel3.1 paternal haplotype, whole genome shotgun sequence, the sequence AAAGAGGCCATATTGTAAGCTTCCGCTATCTGGCCCTGATTCGCAGCACCATCCCCGTATAGGGTCAAACAGACCTCATTTGTGCCCTTATATTTACAGGCCAGGGCAATACCAGCTCCCAGGGGTCCCTGGGCGCCAACGATGCCGTTGCCCCCATAGAAGTTCTTTGCATACATATGCATAGATCCTCCTCTTCCTTTAGCACAGCCTCCCCTCCGTCCTGTCAGCTCTGCAAGAATTGATCGGACAGAAAGTCCACGAGTATAGCACAGGCCATGAGCCCTGTAGGATGTGATGACATGATCCGTGGGATTTATGCCAGCCTCCAGGCCCACGCAACAAGCTTCCTGGCCATCGCACAAGTGACAAAACCCACGAATAAGCTTTTGTTTATACAGCTGATCTGCCTTCAATTCCATTCGGCGAATAGTCTGCATCATCCTGTAGTATTTAAGCCCATCCTCCCGGGTGAGCACTGCTGTGTCAGGGGGACCCTCTTCTAATCGATAAAGGTcacatttcttaatttcaaatGTAGCATATTTTGAAAAGTTACAGGATGCCACGAGCACTCTGCTAGCGGGCTTCTGGGCGACCCCGGACCACACGCGGGAGACCGCAGCGGTGAGCATCTTCTTCATGGAGTGTGGACCAAGGTGGTGGCTGCGACTCTCAGCTGCCCAGACATCAAGCTGCGCACGTCCCCTCCGGAGCCTCCTTCTGAGCCAGAACGCTCTCGGCGACACAATGACCGCACTGGTGACAGAGGCCACGTCACTCCAGGCCAAGTCACGGGGTGCCAGCCCTGACGGATTGATTTTTACAATGCCTTCCAACTGTAATTAAGAATAAGGTTGCTTCATTTCCTGAAAGACTTGGTTGGACAACATCCCAATCCTAAGTAGTGCCATATTCATTGCTAAAACACAATACCCGGAGTCCCTTCTCCCCTCTAAATACTATAGCAATGGTCCTGACAACGGAACAGAGGACCAAAGGCAGTCCCCAAGGCACACAAAGGTTCTGACAGGTTAGGTAAAAGATATTCTTAACAGTATTTGAAGTCTTTTAAATAGGACGCTTgcatggttcagttggttaagcatccataaggtcctgggatccagtccgattctgcctctggcttcctgctctgcggggagtctgctcctccttcttctccccctccccacccccacttatgttctctcttgctcactctgctctccctatcaaataaataaatcttttttaaaaagttgttaaaaaagTTTTTAGAATATGTATGAATATTTTATCCTACTCCACAATATACcatctttattttaatgtaaaaataaatgtatgcaaattatttctaatttacatatttaactttttctaagattttatttattttgagagagacagagaaagagagagagcacaggcacaagcaatgaggaggggcagagggagagggacaagcagacttcccgctaagCACCCAGCCTGAgctgggacttaatcccaggaccctgagatcataacctgaacccagacagaagcttaacccactgagccacccaggcacccccatatttaactttaaaaacacacacactttttatgGAAAAGCTGGTGTCCCAAAATAATGTGGCACATTTATTCTATGGCTTCTAGCACCGGTGTCACCTGCGGAGGgtagaagggggagaagcaggtgatGATACAGAAACTGCAGCCAGAGAATAACAGTCAAAACCAGTAAGTATTGCTGATTATGGTAAGATTGGCAGCAGGGTTGAGATGCAGATTATGGTAACAATAAACAAGTAATTGATATGGCACCTTTCCTTGTTTGATAATCCTGAATCCTTCCCATTTTTACCCCatctaatttactttttttttttgtcttttccttgtaATGTCCTCAACAGGCTTCCGTAGAAAATGTCAAGACGCAGCTGGCTTTGcattttgctttgcattttgcTAAATTGAGTGAGTTTTAGTCCAGGAAATTGAGAAGCATTTTCTTGTAATACCTCTTTATAGTAAACATTGGAAAGTGTAACTTCTTATAAAGTGATCCACTAAACGAAATACAGTTTGCCCTGAAAGAGAGCAATAGCATTTGCTTAAGTCACTGGTAATAGTTCAATCAGAGGACAAAAGAAGTCCAAGGCCTACGGTTACAAAGATCACAtatcattttcctctttcctgcttttGCTGGGAAGGTGATTTTTACACCCCAATAAGTCACCCATATCCAGGGATCTGGCAATTTACCTCAATGCATCCTCTGTTTTATATTCACTGCCTGTTTATAagtaaacatacaaataaaatacaaaatcccTGTTGGTAAATAAAACCTTACCCAAATTTCCCTATGACATGTTCAAAGCAGCTGGCTTCTCTATGTCTGGTTGCAAGTGTTATTTTGAACACTTCTTTGGACATTCGGGCAGGAAGTAGAAAATAGCTTGTTAAAAAGTTATAATCTCTCCTAAAACTTGATCCCCGCCTCCCACCTTCCCAACCCAGCCATTATAATGGGCCTCATCTTTCCGTTCAACTTAAAATTCTGCTGTTGGAATTCATGGTCTTGCTGTGTTATTTGCTCGCTCTTTGATAGTTAGCCTCTCTCTGCTGTTATCTTTCATTTCTGCAGGTATGGGACATCTCCAGGGAGCATTATCTCCatgagaatgagaaaaatgaCACTGCAGGATGGAACAGTAGTGTTAATGGGTCACTGAGTGACAGCTGAGCCTTCTCTCAGAGGTATTAGCCCAGCTAGCGCTGCCAGAAACACAAGAGCTATACCGTAAAGTGTGCCAGTTTAATCTTGTCATATGTAGCCTGGGCTGCAAAGATAGAGCTCCCCTTAGAAGCCCAGTGTGATGAAGCTAAACCTAACTGATGCCAAAGGAGAACATGCGAAGATGTTAATTGGAAAATACCTATGCTACAGGTTGCCACAGAAGatagccatttatttatttatttattagcaacAGGCTCTGgttaagataataaataataaaatgcaaaacttCCCAGGACCTCTTGGACATCACATATAGTTAACCAATATTAACCTAGCTTCAACTTAGAGACAGGCAGATGCGATCATATTTACAGAATATGATATCAAAGTATTTCCACTAAACCGATTAATCCTGATGatgtgttattgttgttgttgttcctaaactcacccacatttttaaaataaaagtggtATTTTCCAGATAGCagtgtaaaaatgtaaaactcacCAAGGAAATCCTGAGCTGCTGAGTTTCCGGAACACTCATCTGTCCCCACCTAGATGGGATTCAGGCTACCCTTGGACAACAGAACCCAGAGTGCTGTACTTTTCTTCCCATAACTTATTTTTCATCCTGTCATTGTTCAATACCATGTTTATTACCAAATAGAACTAATAGTCATCTACACGCTCACCACTGAAATGCTGTTTGCAATTAAAATCCCCATAAATTCTAAGTTTTAATTAACACCAAATCTTACTTTTAATCTatttgaaatgaaaggaaaacagatgagCACTTTTATAAGGCCAATGGTAGACTTtacatttaattaataaaaaacctAATAAAAGAGCAGCCAATGATTATGGTAGCAGTCATTCATATCACGGTGACAGAATTTCACATTTCATGTCTAATGGCTGATACTCCAGGGGCATTTCTGAATTTATCTTAAAAGTGTCACCCCATTGCATCAatagcatataaaatattttttaataagtaacAAGAAGTAAAAAAAGGACAGTATATTTGAACGATATTTAAATTCCTCCAGCATAATTGCTCTCTTTTACCAAATGTTAAGTGAAGAGAGCTGTTAAAAAGTGAATATGTTCTAGATAAATAATATCAGATTTCATTATATGATTAGtggcaatgtattttttttttcataactctAAGATTTGGCAATTAAGAGTGATGAGTAAGAAGTTGGTTAAAAAATTGTTATCTGTAACTCCGAGAAGAATTTTTCCCATTTGGACTATTACTTTATCTCCcttgaagaaaagggaaaatgtcaGTACCATATATTCTGCAAAATAATGACAATTATGCAAAGTTCTTATTTAATGTTATAATAAGCGAAGTTATTTCAGAATAGTACAGAGCCCTGGAcaaccagtattttttttcttctcacccCCATGATAATTCTGAAGTATTGTCAAATATAAATTCAGGACAAATCATGAAGAGAACATTTGATTTAAAACAGGATGTAAAGAGAGAGTGCTCTTCATTCCATCTAGATAATAAtgatattaaaaaaggaaatacattataggttaattttTAGTAGCAACTGATGAAGCCATTGTCTTCTTTCTCCTGCTGGATGAGCAAAATCCTCTGAATCATCACTCCCTCAGTACATAACCCCCTACCCTAAAAGTTTGGGATCAGGGTCTAGGAGATAATGATAAAAGGGATCacaacacaaaactataaaaggaAACTTTTCAAACTTGTAACAAGTTTCCTATAATTAGAGCTGTAATTGAATATGGCCCAGTgagatcagaaataaaaattcatgtaCAACCTGGTGTTAAGATTTAGTATAGCTTAATGTCTAACCAGTAAAGGATTAGAAAATGTGCCCAAAGTTGTGAACTCACTTCTGCTCAGTACTTTgagttgttttaaaaatcatagtccccattcagaataaaaatcatcggtttaatatatatttctaacaAATCAAATAAATTCAAGAAGGCCTAAAAGTTAGGTCTATTTGAATTTCCTCCAAAAAGTATTATTTGCACTTTCTGGAAAAGTGTTTTGTTCAGAATACTTTTATAAAACCAGAAGATTTTAATTCTCACATAATTAAAAACTTATGTCccaaatttttaacatttaaatagaCAAAAATTTTCCCTAATAACCTTAATTTTAATAGCACTAAAGTATATATTAAGTGTGATAGTAAAAATAAACTCTGTATTCAAGAATGAAATGAGTGCTTCTCTCCTCTATATagttttttataatatattatctcTTACTGTAccatttttgatgttttctttataaatgacCGACAACCCTTCCTCCCAACAACGTTGTGTACACTATTACCTTTTTCTAACATCAGTATGCAATAAGAAAATTAGCACATTTATTTCTTATCACGTTGCTCCTTTGAAGACTCACTGAACAAAGTTTAAAGACAAAGGAATATTGGCAAAATTCCAGGGCACTGCTGCCCCCTAGAAGGAAGTTTGAGCAGCACATTTAACCAACACAGGCAAATCCTGGAAAAGAGTATTCTGAGAAGGAGGCAAATCTTGCACCCCACTTTAACAACCTCTTGTTGGCCACATCACTGGTTTTCTTTGCCGGGTTCCTATCTAAGCTTGGGCACAGAGCTGCCTATCACATCCCCAACTTAGATCCCAACAAATTCCatggctctctctctcaggaGATTCCCATGTATAGGTACAGATAAACAAGCAAAATTTCCCTGgcaaaataatacttaaaaaaaaaaaaagaggtgaaattTTAAGCTATCATACGCATTAATCTGAGATTTAAGGCACTGTTGTAAATATCACCCAGGTAGGTGATTGCCTTGCATATCTCTGCTGGGGATACAAAGTTTGCTTATGTGATCCTCACAGAGACAAGTAAGAAAGACAGTTTCTACCACTCTCAATTTCTGGGTGAAGAAAGTGAGACACAGGGAGTCTAGGTGAAAGGGAGAAATTATAAAGCCAGTAAAAAAAGTGTAATGTTCATTCCTCACTTAGTCATCACATATAATAAAGTGCCCTCCTTATGTATGTTCCTTTTGTGTAGTAAGTTGTAGAAGTACAATAATGACATACAATTAGATTTCCCTCTACTTAATCCGGTTCGTATGGAAGTGTTGTGCTGTGAGCTTTCCCAGATTTTCTGGCACTGGGTACAGAAAAGGACACATCATCATTGAATGGCAGAGGAAGCGACACATGAGCAGCTGTTAAAGAGGCAATAAAACTAATGTATTGCATTCCAGGCAATGGTTACAATGACAGTTTGTCTTTATTAGGATCAAtgatgaacaaattaaaaatagagtactGTCAAACCACAACATTCAAAACAGAACACTCTAATTTTGTAAACTTGTGTTGTCTTCTTTAATTTGGTAATACAGCAGAGCTGAAAAGGCACACTGGGAAATATGAAAATCAGGATCTCATAATTATGCAATACGTTATGAATATGAATGCAGTTTCTCCAAGCAACCTAAGACAATGCTGTAGATGTTTTATGGAGCTTTCTATGCGTGAGAATCTTTCTGTTCCCACGGACCCACTGTGCATCTAGATTCTAAGATATTTCCATAGTACCCAACACTGTAAATCTAACAGGCCACCATGGGAGAAGCCTCAGAGAAGTTTTTAAATAAGGAGCCCAATAAACATCATCCATATTGGTAAACCAAGATAGGGTACAAGAGGAGATGTTAAGCTCAAACATGTGAGGCACTCATCAAAAGCACCATATTCGGAAAGCAAGATTATTGCAGGATTGTAGAGGAATTTAATAAGCTCCCATCAGGACCACCAGCTGGCTATGCTGCCTGCAGTCTCTTAGGCCATGAGCACCATATTGAAGTTTATGACGAGTCTCTCCAGAAATTCTTAACTTTTATCTGCCCTCATCTGGCCCTCTTCCCACttcatttttcaataaaattatcATCTGTTTATAAGAATACATTACAACTTTTAAAGGGATTTTCCATATCTTATATAATATTTCCATATAATATGGAAAATTTTATGGAATGCATCATATCCCTATTGACCTGAGGAAAAGCAGACCCAAGGAGGTTAATAAGTCTGGTAAACACTGGGCATGTCCTCAGGTCATACAACTAACTCGTGGAGAGCCCATCTCGCTTCCTGATCCAGTGCTTCTTGCCTGCACATACTATACCGCTCCCCCCAATGCAGCTGCCTGTCTTCTGAAGTTTTATATCTATCAGACAGCTTCCTTCCCACTCATCTCAGCAGAGGAGGAGTTCTCGTCTTATCTGGAAATCTAACTCCTCAGCCCTTTCCGCAGAGCCTGCTGTTCGCTCAAAATGAGACATCCCTCTCACTGGTACTCCCCACCCTGCTGCCCCCCACCAGAGAATCAGTAATTCTGTCTTCTCCTCTGGCCCTCTTTCATGCTCATATTTCCTCAACTCTGAAAGAAGATACCCGAGTGGCCATTGCCTCTTTCAGATCTCATCCTAGAGCCTTCCTTTTATCTAGTCAAGCTCCACAAACATGCATCCCATCTCCACAGCCTCCATTTACTTTCCTCTAATTGCTTCCATATGCTTCTACAATCTGTGTCATCAACAATGAACTGAAATTTCTCACATCAAGGACTTGGCTAAATTTAATGACAACTTCAGTATTATCATTCTCTGGAACTCTCCACCACATAACATAAGTGTTTCTCCACGGATATTACTATACCATAACTttaaggggaggaaaaaaaaaaaaagtcatgttccTATGCTACTTATACCCCAAACTTCATTTCCTGATATGTCAACCTTGACCCAAAAAAGTAAATGTGGGTCTAAAGTTTAATACTATGAGCTCTATTCTTGCCAGCTTAAATGACTACCCACAGAGTCTCATGTGATTTATTGGCTTAATTCTCACCAGTAGGGAACTGCCAACTATATTTTCAACATTAACTTCCCTTCATTCTCTCTAATCTAccaagaaaaaaagtatatttttaaagctctgtaGTTATTTAAGCCTGAAAAACTCTAAAAAGAAAGCATTCTTGCCACTAACCCCtttgaataaaaatatcttcCCTTCCTAATTTTCTTCTGATCATTAGAAACCCATTTGGGTTTATAAACTCCACATATACTttgattttaaagtaattttaaaaattctatacagCAAATGCAGAAAAGcacaaagacaaaatatttaaatcaccCCAAAATAATTGCTGTTCAGTTTTAatgtatttccctttcttttttatttctaatataattaggatatattaaacatttttatctcttGACGTATTTCTTGGTAATATAATTATTATCAAAATAatcaaaaagtatttaaaaggTAATTTCAATGGATACCAAAAAAACTGCCTTTACATGGATGTGCCAGAATTAAAATGTTTCCCTAAGACTGAACAGTTATGTTATTACTGAGTTCATAGGATGTTCCATGCACTATGCATAAGGGGggtactgctttttaaaattaatttacaatGTTTTTAACACAAACAAATTTAATGTATTCAATATACCAGTCTCTTCTGTTATGGTTCCATTCTTAGCACACAGTCATGTGTTTATATACTATGAATAACTACTTACTGTTTTACTTtaatggtttttttaaatttttttttattttaatggttttatacTTTGATATTTAGTCTTTGAGAAATCTAGAAATTACTGGATCCTACAGACAAGTGATATTATAACTCTATtttgtccattcagttttccaTTGTCATGAACTGTGTACTCTATACTTTTACTATTTGGGGATGCAGACTTTGTATCTATCTTTCTATATTTGTTCATCTACTTATATTTACCTATATACATAggtctatagatatctatatagatagatagatacatatctATATACAGATACCTCCATTAGCAAAAAATTTTGTTTCTAGGCTCTTTAGTTTTACTATCAGTTGATTCTTATGCTAAGACTTAGCATAAGTCTTATAGTTTAATTAATAAACCTTAATAATTAAGGTTTAATTATTAGAGCATAATAGAACTACATATTTGATAGACCAAGCCCTTTCTCATTACATTTTTTCCAAAATCCTTCTAGATTTTATAGCCTTCATACTCTTGCATATGAAAATCAgagtaattatataaaatttaagaataatttgTAATTAAGAAGTCCATTAAACATATAAGAAAAATTGGAGAGGATGCTGTTTTTACAATATTTAGTTTTGGCATCCAAAAACATGTATCTCTCAACTTATTCTGAATTTGACACACTGACAATGTATGTCTTTCTTTGTGAATTATATCCATTGCTTGTAAATTCTTTCTCAGCTTAGGTGATGGAGATTTTAGTTGACAATTATTTATTGACCTCTTGTTATGTTCCAGACACTTAGCTAAGTGTATTTCAAGCAATAATTACTTAGCTAGCATATCAattcaataacaaataaaataaaatatctcatttttaCTGATAAGAAAACTAAAGTTTTAATAGTCAATGTTTTCaaggtacccgggtggctcagttggttaagtgtctgcctttggctcaggtcatgatctcatagtctTGGGATCATCACAATGGGCTTCCTGCTCGTGaggaagtctgctcctccctctccctctgcctccccacccccactcatcctttctctttccctctctctcaaataaataaatgaaatcttaaaaaaaaaaaaaaaggtaataaatgtTTCCAGGAACCAAAAGTCAGAAAGTGATAGAAACTGAGCTCAAATCTAGATTTTTCTAGTCCAAAGCTTCTAATATTTTGTCAATGATTATGCAAGCTCTGAAAGGATGATCTTTTGAGAACAAATGATctgttataaacaaaaatgaatatgtTACACATGTTCCCAACTGGGTCAAAAGAATAAAAGTCAGTACTTAATAGTTCAAGAAATAATTCTGCTAAAAGAAAGACCCTTGTCTCTTATTTACTCCATGAAATTGCCCTTtctgcaaaataataataataaaaaaaaagtagagctaATAAATACTAGGGAGGAATGTAAGTGAAACaacaattttttactttttaaaagaagacagtgaGATTCTAAATGGTACTTTGCTTTATACTCAATGTCATTTAAACTCAAATCTTATCCGTTCCTGAAAGTTTACTACATTTACCTGCTATTACTAAAAGTTCTTAAAAGGTAACAAATTAACAATAGTCAGTTCATTATGAATGAAGAGGAAgcatatatgatatattttaaggGAAATTATCTTTACATTTGCTTCAGCAATTTGATATTGTTAATTTGTGGTTAAACCACAATACATAATTACCTCAAATCCTACATAACGGAAGATTTGAGGcccaaaatgtgaaaatatatatgGTTTTATGCCATTAACAATAATGTAAAACAACAACAGACAATAAGCAAAAAAAGAGGATGATGGTAAAATAAGAGTAATTTGTAAATAAAAGGGAAGGCTATCAACTGCTGAACATTAGGCGTCTTTCAGATGTTGTCAGTATGCTCAGTCAGGGTCTTTGGTAAGTTATGCACTGATTTTGGATTATGAATATGAAATTTTAGTAACCACAAATATCTTAATCAGGAGGTTAGTAGTAAATATTCCTTAATCACATGTAAAAATGTGTCTTTCAAACTTTGTTCATTCTACTatataatagaataaaagatTTGCATCTTTGGATCAATTCCCAGTCCATCAAGAAGATCCCTCATGGCTTTTCAATGGGTAATTCAGTCATAATTTAAGCATCTTGGATGAGGGATAGGGGCTTCAGTAAAGATAAACACTGCATTTGGGGGCTCTTCTATCATTGCTGATCTACCTGGGTGGTAGAGATGGAATAACAAAGTCTGGGTTaagaagttcatttctttttctctcaagcTAGCTTGGGAAGCAGttcatgggggaaaaagaaacagaaaagaggggagaggagggaagggaagggaagagaagggaaaggaactaTATTAGGAAACACCAGAAGAGCTACAAAGTCTTAATTCTGAGCAGAATACCCTACCATTTGCCTCCCAGTCATTACTGTTTGCTAAAAGATGGGATGTTTAATGACATGGACCATTAACATAAGCAGTTATCTGTGTCACTTAAGGCAAGAGAAGGAGTATATAACTAACGCAAACTAGAGTGACATGTAACATTACCATAAGACCTTACATCTACTAATCTACTAAtcttcagtggttctcaactaggGGTTTCAGAGTTTTAGTTCTGGTTCTCAAGCCTTTGAACTCAGACTGAATTAATATATGCCTTCCTGGTTTTTCAGTTCTCAGATGGCAGAcggtgggacttctcagcctccataactaTGTGAGacattcctataataaatctcttcaTTTATGTATCTTGTCTACATCTATACCTATACCCATATCCAAATCTATACTTGTATCCATACCTATATCTATGCATCAATATCTCTATTCGTAGCTATACCTGTATCTGTATCATCTATCCTATTGGTTTTATTTGTCTGGAGAACCCTACTACCCTTGTATATAAAACTTCCATTTCCTTCACTAGAAGACCCATCAGGAACCCAGGCTTCTTCcagttctctgcttctctgtccctAATCTTCATTTTTATAGTTCCAGATGGCAGCTACATTTCCACCATCTCATCTGCTTTTCAGAGAACAATATGGAGAGAGaacaagacaaacaaaaggaaaaaaaaatagatgaagggaACACGCCAAACATCCTCAAAGAAATTCTCCTtgaaattacacatttttttctgcttttatttcattGGCCATTAATTAGTGACAAGGCCACGTATAATGAATGGTAAGAAAGCTGGGAAATATAGTCTTCCCATTATCATGAATAAAATAGTGGATACAATtcctaaagaagaagaagagaatggaTTTTGGTATAGGTAATTATCAGTTTGTcacagaataaattaaataaacattaaatgttACCTGTTACCAGGGCTAAAGTTTTACTCATCCCAAATGATGTCCAGTCACCTATCTTATGTACCTTATCAGAGATTTTGCAATGAAATTGAAAGAAAGCAATGAGAAACTCTGATAATAAAAGCTGAAATACATACGATGATAAAGCGAAAAACCTTTCCCTGGATTGTGGCCAAAAATACAGAAGCACTTCAAGAGCATCTAAGAAAGGGAGAGTAAGTCGAGAAAAGCATTTGGGTCTAGCCTCATCAGAATGCTAACTAGCAACTTCTACAAGACTCAAGACCTGTAAACTTGAACTAAAGTAGGAGCAGCCTCTAGCTAGAGCTGAACTTCAGCACGGGCATGTGATCTCTGGGGTGAGTGTTGGTGGAGTCTCCCACATCTACTACATTCTTTCTGA encodes:
- the PDHA2 gene encoding LOW QUALITY PROTEIN: pyruvate dehydrogenase E1 component subunit alpha, testis-specific form, mitochondrial (The sequence of the model RefSeq protein was modified relative to this genomic sequence to represent the inferred CDS: inserted 2 bases in 1 codon), with the protein product MKKMLTAAVSRVWSGVAQKPASRVLVASCNFSKYATFEIKKCDLYRLEEGPPDTAVLTREDGLKYYRMMQTIRRMELKADQLYKQKLIRGFCHLCDGQEACCVGLEAGINPTDHVITSYRAHGLCYTRGLSVRSILAELTGRRGGCAKGRGGSMHMYAKNFYGGNGIVGAQGPLGAGIALACKYKGTNEVCLTLYGDGAANQGQIAEAYNMASLWKLPCVFICENNXSVERAAASTDYYKRGNFIPGLRVDGMDVLCVREATRFAADYCRSEKGPIVMELLTYRYHGHSMSDPGVSYRTRQEIQSVRSKSDPVMLLKNRMVDSKLATIEEFKEIDVEVRKEIDDAAHFAATDTEPALEELGHHIYCDNPPFEVCGTSQWIKFKSLP